A window of Calditerrivibrio sp. genomic DNA:
AATCCAATCCATTTTCCTTAAGATTATCAATGAGATTTTCCAGACTATCCATATTAGCATCCATTCTATCCTTTTGAGAATCAGCTACAAAAACTACACCATCTGCACCCTTAAGTATCAATTTTCTACTTGCATCATAAAACACCTGTCCTGGCACAGTATAGAGATGGAGTCTAACTTTGAACCCCTTTATCTCCCCCAATTTAAGGGGCATAAAATCGAAGAAAAGAGTTCTTTCCGTCTCTGTGGCCAGTGAAACCATTTTACCTTTTTGAGTCGGATCTGTCTGGTCATAGATATATTGGAGATTAGTAGTTTTACCACAAAGGCCAGGGCCATAATAAACTATCTTAAAGTTGATCTCTTTTGTGGAATAGTTAATAAAAGACATATCAAGACCCCTTTTTGAACATTTTATCTATATCGTCATCTGTTATATCATTAAATAACCCAGCAACGTTTTGCTCAGCATTGACGCTTTCTGCTATAATCTGGGAAATACTTTTTACATATTTTTTCATTTTAAGCCTAACAAGCCCTAAGGATGTACTATCATCAAACAAAACAACCAGAATAAGCTTTCCATCCACAAGTGTAATATTAAGATGTTCATTTTCCCCCTCATGAAAAAGTACGGAGAACTCCTTTTCACCAAGAAGCTTCGCTATACCATCTGTAGCTGCCACATTACCAGCAACGAGCGCAGCAA
This region includes:
- a CDS encoding roadblock/LC7 domain-containing protein — encoded protein: MNNPAWFSNNEVSEKLYLQIDLLRKETNSKATFLIDKSGQMVASSGESQEFDATSLAALVAGNVAATDGIAKLLGEKEFSVLFHEGENEHLNITLVDGKLILVVLFDDSTSLGLVRLKMKKYVKSISQIIAESVNAEQNVAGLFNDITDDDIDKMFKKGS
- a CDS encoding ADP-ribosylation factor-like protein, coding for MSFINYSTKEINFKIVYYGPGLCGKTTNLQYIYDQTDPTQKGKMVSLATETERTLFFDFMPLKLGEIKGFKVRLHLYTVPGQVFYDASRKLILKGADGVVFVADSQKDRMDANMDSLENLIDNLKENGLDYDTIPLVMQWNKRDLPDIESVEEMERILNTRKVESFEAVAIKGEGVFETLKAISKAVMMKMK